The following proteins are encoded in a genomic region of Bradyrhizobium sp. SK17:
- a CDS encoding efflux transporter outer membrane subunit produces MLRKSVRFPRAAAVGEKRRRPALLTLVGIGLGLSGCIPGAERPELNLEVPASYRAAAKGDADAAVPALAWWRGFRSPELTGLMESAQLYNLDIAVAIAQIVQADAQAGVSGAALLPSLSGSANAERQRVAAGSSSSLGGSGTFSQYSLGLSASYIVDFWGKNRATLSASEESATSARYNREVVALSTMATVANTYFQVLAAQDQIKVTRRNLAAAERILALIKSQFAGGTASQLDLSQQEALVATQRAAIPPLEVTVGQNIAALAVLVARAPADFSVRGGSTTQIAVPRVTPGMPSELLYQRPDVRQAEAQLASSNFSVDAARAAFFPQIQLTGTTGFQSAALASLFAPGGWYYTLAAGLTQPLFDGFLLESQLKLAKGQQLQYLQAYRKAVLSAFADVEKALIALQKYTLQERLQADVVAASRKAFEVAETQLRGGTVNLITVLQAQQTLFTAENNLVTVRLNKLLAASSLFQALGGGWTPSGMLAATAQ; encoded by the coding sequence ATGTTGCGGAAATCGGTCCGGTTTCCGCGCGCCGCTGCGGTTGGCGAGAAGCGCCGGCGTCCCGCGTTGCTGACGCTTGTCGGGATCGGTCTCGGCCTGTCCGGCTGCATTCCCGGCGCGGAGCGGCCCGAGCTCAATCTCGAAGTGCCGGCGAGCTATCGCGCCGCTGCCAAGGGCGATGCGGACGCGGCCGTGCCGGCGCTCGCCTGGTGGCGCGGCTTTCGCTCGCCCGAGCTGACCGGCTTGATGGAATCCGCGCAGCTCTACAATCTCGATATTGCCGTGGCGATCGCCCAGATCGTGCAGGCCGATGCGCAGGCCGGCGTCTCCGGCGCCGCGCTGCTGCCGTCGCTGTCCGGATCGGCCAATGCCGAACGCCAGCGCGTCGCGGCGGGATCGAGCTCGTCGCTCGGCGGCAGCGGCACCTTCTCGCAATACAGTCTCGGCCTGAGCGCGAGCTATATCGTGGATTTCTGGGGCAAGAATCGCGCGACGCTGTCGGCGTCGGAGGAGAGCGCGACCAGTGCCCGCTACAATCGCGAAGTGGTCGCGCTGAGCACGATGGCGACGGTCGCCAACACCTATTTCCAGGTGCTGGCGGCCCAGGACCAGATCAAGGTCACCCGCCGCAACCTGGCGGCGGCCGAGCGCATCCTCGCTCTGATCAAGTCGCAATTCGCCGGCGGCACCGCCTCGCAGCTCGATCTGTCGCAGCAGGAGGCGCTGGTCGCGACCCAGCGCGCGGCGATCCCGCCGCTCGAGGTGACGGTCGGGCAGAACATCGCCGCGCTCGCCGTGCTGGTGGCGCGCGCGCCGGCCGATTTCAGCGTGCGCGGCGGCTCCACGACGCAGATCGCGGTGCCGCGGGTGACGCCCGGGATGCCGTCCGAACTGCTCTACCAGCGGCCTGACGTGCGCCAGGCCGAGGCGCAACTGGCGTCCTCCAATTTCAGCGTCGATGCGGCGCGCGCGGCGTTCTTCCCGCAGATCCAGCTCACCGGCACGACCGGCTTCCAGAGCGCCGCGCTCGCCTCGCTGTTCGCGCCGGGCGGCTGGTACTACACGCTCGCCGCCGGGCTGACCCAGCCGCTGTTCGACGGCTTCCTGCTGGAGAGCCAGCTCAAGCTCGCCAAGGGCCAGCAATTGCAATACTTGCAGGCCTATCGCAAGGCGGTGCTGTCGGCCTTCGCCGACGTCGAGAAGGCGCTGATCGCGCTGCAAAAGTACACGTTGCAGGAACGCCTGCAAGCCGATGTCGTGGCGGCGTCGCGCAAGGCGTTCGAGGTCGCCGAGACGCAGTTGCGCGGCGGCACGGTCAATCTCATCACGGTGCTACAGGCGCAGCAGACGCTGTTCACGGCCGAGAACAATCTGGTTACGGTCCGGCTCAACAAGCTGCTTGCCGCGAGCAGCCTGTTCCAGGCGCTCGGCGGCGGCTGGACGCCGTCCGGCATGCTTGCGGCGACGGCGCAGTGA
- a CDS encoding sensor histidine kinase, with translation MTSATPTLLYIDDDAALARLVDRGLTRAGYKVVHAASGQEGLDRLAQGGIDVVALDQYMPGLDGLETLEQILKIPDTPPVVFVTASQDSAIAVTALKAGAADYLVKDVRGEFIPLLQVAVNGAIKRAAIQRARDEAEAEVHASRDRYAALAAEREVLLREVNHRVGNSLQIIASLLHLQANSANQKDVKAALTNAMGRVAAVAQVHRRLYTSHDFKTVMLNQYLEALLEDLRRSAEGNKMSRLTLKAAAVEIDPDRAVAIGIIVNELVMNAVKYAYPDGAGPIHVELKPEADDLLLAISDEGVGFSDKTDPRGTGMGQRIVAAMAAKLDASVERDPAHKGTRFVVRFARVSPVPAKSTSAAAN, from the coding sequence ATGACCAGCGCAACGCCGACACTGCTCTATATCGACGACGACGCGGCGCTGGCGCGCCTGGTCGACCGCGGGCTGACGCGCGCGGGCTACAAGGTCGTGCATGCCGCGAGCGGTCAGGAAGGCCTCGACCGGCTCGCCCAGGGCGGCATCGACGTCGTCGCGCTCGACCAGTACATGCCCGGCCTCGACGGGCTGGAGACGCTGGAGCAGATCCTCAAGATCCCGGATACGCCGCCGGTGGTGTTCGTCACCGCCTCGCAGGATTCGGCGATCGCCGTCACCGCGCTGAAGGCCGGCGCGGCGGACTATCTGGTCAAGGATGTCCGCGGCGAATTCATCCCCCTGCTCCAGGTCGCGGTCAACGGCGCGATCAAGCGCGCCGCGATCCAGAGGGCGCGCGACGAGGCCGAGGCCGAGGTGCACGCCTCGCGCGACCGCTACGCCGCGCTCGCCGCCGAGCGCGAGGTGCTGCTCCGCGAGGTCAACCATCGCGTCGGCAATTCGTTGCAGATCATCGCATCGCTGCTGCATCTGCAGGCCAATTCCGCCAACCAGAAGGACGTCAAGGCGGCGCTCACCAACGCCATGGGCCGCGTCGCCGCCGTCGCGCAGGTGCACCGCCGCCTCTATACGTCGCACGACTTCAAGACCGTGATGCTCAACCAGTATCTCGAGGCGCTGCTCGAGGATCTCAGGCGATCGGCCGAAGGCAACAAGATGTCGCGGCTGACGCTGAAGGCCGCCGCGGTCGAGATCGATCCCGACCGCGCGGTCGCGATCGGCATCATCGTCAACGAGCTGGTGATGAATGCCGTGAAGTACGCCTATCCCGACGGCGCCGGTCCGATCCATGTCGAGCTGAAGCCGGAGGCCGACGATCTGCTGCTTGCGATCAGCGACGAAGGCGTCGGTTTCTCCGACAAGACCGACCCGCGCGGCACCGGCATGGGCCAGCGCATCGTCGCGGCGATGGCCGCCAAGCTCGACGCCAGCGTCGAGCGCGACCCGGCCCACAAGGGCACCCGCTTCGTGGTACGGTTCGCCCGCGTCAGCCCGGTGCCGGCGAAATCGACCAGCGCCGCAGCAAATTAG
- a CDS encoding response regulator, whose protein sequence is MSDPVTIIMIEDDEGHARLIERNIRRSGVNNEIIPFTNGTEAVNYLFGKDGTAVERKGHALLILLDLNLPDMTGIDILKRVKENKYLKSTPVVVLTTTDDSQEIKRCYELGCNVYITKPVNYESFANAIRQLGLFFSVIQVPPASI, encoded by the coding sequence ATGAGCGATCCAGTCACCATCATCATGATCGAGGACGATGAGGGCCATGCCCGCCTGATTGAGCGGAATATCCGGCGCTCGGGTGTCAACAATGAGATCATCCCGTTCACCAACGGTACAGAGGCCGTGAACTATCTGTTCGGCAAGGATGGCACCGCGGTCGAGCGCAAGGGCCACGCTCTGCTCATCCTGCTTGATCTCAATCTGCCTGACATGACCGGCATCGATATCCTGAAGCGGGTCAAGGAGAACAAGTATCTCAAGTCGACGCCGGTGGTCGTGCTGACCACCACCGACGACAGTCAGGAGATCAAGCGTTGCTACGAACTCGGTTGCAACGTCTACATCACCAAGCCGGTGAACTACGAAAGCTTCGCCAACGCCATCCGCCAGCTTGGCCTGTTCTTTTCCGTGATTCAGGTGCCGCCAGCCTCGATATGA
- a CDS encoding CHASE3 domain-containing protein, which yields MTQVSRRRSTLQILLLSAGFFVLVAISVASVLLVNKAREDNAWVVHTVEVESQVANLLLDVRRAESATRAYLLTSAPQYLSEYQSAAAGLPAALSHLQTMTVDNPAQIANAAKLKSAVEQRLAEFALSIERVKNNDAATSIDILRKGTSSDALEAIARIGRDMRSEEDRLLATRTATADRTQVLASSVTIAGSCLVLALAALSVVLLRQSSRARDEAEANLRDNNANLETIVDERTADLREANEEIQRFAYIVSHDLRSPLVNIMGFTSELEELRGDIFKRIATLNRTASLAPAMPEDATDVAEPELEGSDKRLSDDFNESLGFIKSSIAKMDRLITAILNLTREGRREFKPERIDLRELIDGIVKTVAHQASEADATIQIGALPNVVSDRLALEQIFSNLIDNALKYLKDGVPGEISVEGRTKLGFAIFEITDNGRGIDPKDHQRIFDLFRRAGTQDKPGQGIGLAHVRALVRRLGGTMSVASELHNGSTFTITLPIKWSGKNRDKES from the coding sequence GTGACCCAGGTTTCACGACGCCGCTCCACGTTGCAGATCCTGCTGCTCTCGGCGGGATTTTTCGTGCTGGTCGCGATCAGCGTGGCATCGGTCCTGCTGGTCAACAAGGCGCGCGAGGACAATGCCTGGGTGGTCCACACGGTCGAGGTCGAGAGCCAGGTTGCCAACCTGCTGCTTGACGTCCGGCGCGCCGAAAGCGCGACCCGGGCCTACCTGCTGACGTCAGCACCACAATACCTGTCCGAGTACCAGTCGGCAGCGGCAGGGCTCCCGGCCGCGCTCAGCCATCTCCAGACGATGACCGTCGACAATCCGGCCCAGATCGCCAATGCCGCGAAGCTCAAGTCCGCCGTCGAGCAACGGCTGGCCGAATTCGCGCTCAGCATCGAGCGGGTCAAGAACAACGACGCCGCGACCAGCATCGACATCCTGCGCAAGGGCACGTCGTCGGACGCTCTGGAGGCGATCGCCCGGATCGGCCGCGACATGCGCAGCGAAGAGGATCGCCTGCTGGCGACGCGCACCGCGACCGCGGACAGGACCCAGGTGCTGGCCTCCTCGGTCACCATCGCCGGCTCCTGCCTGGTGCTGGCGCTCGCCGCGCTCTCGGTCGTGCTGCTCCGGCAATCCTCCCGGGCGCGCGACGAGGCCGAGGCCAACCTGCGCGACAACAACGCCAATCTCGAAACCATCGTCGACGAACGCACGGCCGACCTGCGCGAGGCCAACGAGGAGATCCAGCGCTTCGCCTACATCGTCAGCCACGACCTGCGCTCGCCACTGGTCAACATCATGGGCTTCACCAGCGAACTGGAGGAATTGCGCGGCGACATCTTCAAGCGCATCGCCACCCTGAATCGCACCGCGTCGCTCGCGCCGGCGATGCCCGAAGACGCGACCGACGTGGCCGAGCCCGAGCTCGAAGGCTCCGACAAGCGGTTATCCGACGATTTCAACGAATCGCTCGGCTTCATCAAATCGTCGATCGCCAAGATGGACCGCCTGATCACCGCGATCCTCAATCTCACGCGTGAGGGCCGCCGCGAATTCAAGCCGGAGCGGATCGACCTTCGCGAGCTGATCGACGGCATCGTCAAGACGGTGGCCCACCAGGCGTCCGAGGCCGACGCGACCATCCAGATCGGCGCGTTGCCGAATGTCGTCAGCGACCGCCTGGCGCTGGAGCAGATCTTTTCCAACCTGATCGACAACGCGCTCAAATACCTCAAGGACGGAGTGCCCGGCGAGATCTCGGTCGAGGGCCGCACCAAGCTCGGCTTCGCGATCTTCGAGATCACCGACAATGGCCGTGGCATCGATCCAAAGGACCACCAGCGCATTTTCGATCTGTTCCGCCGCGCCGGAACCCAGGACAAGCCCGGTCAGGGCATCGGGCTAGCCCACGTCCGCGCACTTGTGCGCAGACTGGGAGGCACCATGTCGGTAGCATCGGAACTTCATAACGGCAGCACATTCACGATCACGCTGCCCATCAAATGGTCAGGCAAGAACCGGGACAAAGAGTCATGA
- the accC gene encoding acetyl-CoA carboxylase biotin carboxylase subunit: MFDKILIANRGEIALRVLRACKELGISTVAVHSTADADAMHVRLADESVCIGPPPSKDSYLNVPALLAACEITGADAVHPGYGFLSENARFAEILADHNLGFIGPKAEHIRLMGDKIEAKKTAKRLGIPVVPGSDGAVTSEADALAIGKEIGFPVLVKAAAGGGGRGMKVAHTEADLALALSTAANEARSAFGDASVYLEKYLQKPRHIEIQILGDGRGGAIHLGERDCSLQRRHQKVWEEGPSPVLAAAARARIGETCAKAMRDMKYLGVGTIEFLYEEGEFYFIEMNTRIQVEHPVTESITDIDLVLEQIRIAAGGELPAKQSDIAIIGHAIECRINAENPQTFRPSPGRITQFHPPGGLGVRIDSAVYQGYVIPPYYDSLVGKLIVHGKTRGECLMRLRRALDEMVVDGIETTLPLFRALVREPDIIEGDYHIHWLEQYLAGQPSDTAK; encoded by the coding sequence GCTGCGCGCCTGCAAGGAGCTCGGCATCTCGACGGTCGCGGTGCATTCCACCGCCGACGCCGACGCCATGCATGTGCGGCTCGCCGACGAGAGCGTCTGCATCGGCCCGCCGCCGTCGAAGGATTCCTATCTCAACGTGCCGGCCCTGCTGGCGGCCTGCGAGATCACCGGCGCCGACGCCGTGCATCCCGGCTACGGCTTCCTGTCCGAGAATGCGCGCTTCGCCGAGATCCTCGCCGACCACAATCTGGGTTTCATCGGACCGAAGGCCGAGCATATCCGCCTGATGGGCGACAAGATCGAGGCCAAGAAGACCGCCAAGCGCCTCGGCATTCCCGTGGTCCCCGGCTCCGACGGCGCGGTGACCTCGGAGGCGGACGCGCTCGCCATCGGCAAGGAGATCGGCTTCCCGGTGCTGGTGAAGGCGGCGGCCGGCGGCGGTGGCCGCGGCATGAAGGTCGCGCACACCGAGGCCGATCTCGCGCTCGCGCTCTCGACCGCGGCCAACGAGGCGCGGTCGGCATTCGGCGATGCTTCGGTCTATCTGGAAAAGTACCTCCAGAAGCCGCGCCACATCGAGATCCAGATTCTCGGCGACGGCCGCGGCGGCGCCATCCATCTCGGCGAGCGCGACTGCTCGCTGCAGCGGCGGCACCAGAAGGTCTGGGAAGAAGGCCCCTCGCCCGTGCTCGCGGCCGCCGCCCGCGCCAGGATCGGCGAGACCTGCGCCAAGGCGATGCGGGACATGAAATATCTCGGCGTCGGCACCATCGAATTCCTCTACGAGGAAGGCGAGTTCTATTTCATCGAGATGAACACCCGCATCCAGGTCGAGCATCCCGTTACCGAAAGCATCACCGATATCGATCTGGTGCTGGAGCAGATCCGGATCGCCGCCGGCGGCGAATTGCCGGCCAAGCAGAGCGACATCGCAATCATCGGCCACGCCATCGAGTGCCGCATCAATGCGGAGAACCCGCAGACCTTCCGCCCCTCGCCCGGACGGATCACCCAATTCCATCCGCCGGGCGGTCTCGGCGTGCGGATCGATTCCGCCGTCTATCAGGGCTATGTGATCCCGCCCTATTACGACTCGCTGGTCGGCAAGCTGATCGTGCACGGCAAGACCCGCGGCGAATGCCTGATGCGGCTGCGCCGGGCACTCGACGAGATGGTGGTCGACGGCATCGAGACCACGCTGCCGCTGTTCCGCGCCCTGGTGCGCGAGCCCGACATCATCGAGGGCGACTACCACATCCATTGGCTGGAGCAGTATCTCGCCGGCCAGCCCTCCGACACCGCAAAATAG